A genomic window from Ascaphus truei isolate aAscTru1 chromosome 1, aAscTru1.hap1, whole genome shotgun sequence includes:
- the DCAF10 gene encoding DDB1- and CUL4-associated factor 10: MVRFLDNRLFATCSDDTTIALWDLRKLNAKVCTLHGHTSWVKNIEYDTNTRLLVTSGFDGNVIIWDTNRCTEDGCPHKKFFHTRFLMRMRLTPDCSKMLISTSSGYLLILHDLDLTKSLEVGSYPILRGRRTASTSDMTTSPTSSGSRPTGSPCHHSDAGSLFEKHTSRSSQREGASPRNSLEVLTPEVPGERDRGNCITSLQLHPKGWATLLRCSSNTDDQEWTCVYEFQDGAPVRPVSPRCSLRLTHYIEEANVGRGYIKELCFSPDGRMIASPHGYGIRLLGFNSQCSELVDCVPKEPGTLQEIRSLYSHNDVVLTTKFSPTHCQIASGCLSGRVSLYQPKF; this comes from the exons ATGGTTAGATTTCTTGACAACCGGCTGTTTGCAACCTGCTCTGATGACACTACAATAGCACTTTGGGATTTGAGAAAGTTAAACGCAAAAGTGTGCACCTTGCACGGCCACACCAGCTGGGTGAAGAATATAGAGTATGATACAAATACAAGGCTCTTGGTGACGTCTGGATTTGATGGAAATGTAATAATCTGGGACACCAATAG GTGTACGGAGGATGGGTGTCCACACAAGAAGTTCTTTCACACTCGCTTCCTCATGCGGATGAGATTAACTCCTGACTGTTCAAAAATGTTAATTTCTACTTCCTCTGGTTATCTACTGATTTTGCACGATTTAGATCTAACAAAATCCTTAGAGGTCGGCAGCTACCCTATCTTAAGAGGAAGAAGAACGGCTTCCACTTCAG ACATGACCACTTCACCCACTTCTTCCGGCTCCAGACCAACAGGCTCTCCCTGTCATCACAGTGATGCAGGTTCACTGTTTGAGAAACACACATCACGCTCCTCACAAAGAGAAG GTGCTTCCCCTCGCAACAGTCTCGAGGTTTTAACTCCAGAAGTTCCTGGGGAGAGGGACCGCGGTAATTGTATCACATCGCTGCAACTTCACCCCAAAGGCTGGGCCACGCTTCTTCGCTGTTCTAGTAATACAGATGACCAAGAG TGGACCTGCGTGTACGAATTTCAGGATGGAGCTCCAGTACGTCCCGTGTCGCCTCGCTGTTCTTTGCGGTTGACTCACTACATTGAAGAGGCCAACGTGGGCCGGGGATACATAAAAGAACTGTGTTTCAGCCCAGACGGACGCATGATCGCCTCTCCACACGGTTACGGTATCCGCTTGTTGGGGTTCAACTCCCAATGCAGTGAACTTGTAGACTGTGTACCCAAAGAACCTGGGACTTTGCAGGAAATCCGCTCCCTTTATTCTCACAACGATGTGGTCCTGACAACAAAGTTCTCTCCCACACACTGTCAGATTGCATCGGGTTGCCTTAGTGGGCGAGTTTCCTTGTATCAGCCGAAGTTTTAG